In a single window of the Streptacidiphilus sp. P02-A3a genome:
- a CDS encoding HypC/HybG/HupF family hydrogenase formation chaperone, with amino-acid sequence MCLAVPGRVLEIEERDGTRMATVDFGGVVKEVCLEYLPDLRVGEYAIVHVGFALQRLDEQEALRTLALFADLGMLQEEFGDPWEAAANANGYPWHGDADGELAREARQ; translated from the coding sequence ATGTGTTTGGCAGTACCCGGCAGAGTGCTGGAGATCGAGGAGCGGGACGGTACTCGGATGGCCACCGTCGACTTCGGCGGAGTGGTCAAGGAGGTGTGCCTGGAGTACCTGCCCGACCTGCGGGTCGGTGAGTACGCCATCGTCCACGTCGGCTTCGCGCTGCAACGGTTGGACGAGCAGGAGGCGCTGCGGACGCTGGCGCTGTTCGCCGACCTCGGCATGCTTCAGGAGGAGTTCGGCGACCCCTGGGAGGCCGCCGCGAACGCGAACGGCTACCCGTGGCACGGGGACGCCGACGGTGAGTTGGCGCGGGAGGCGCGGCAGTGA
- the hypD gene encoding hydrogenase formation protein HypD, producing MKYLEEFQDPELARRLLDDIHATVTRPWALMEVCGGQTHTIIRHGIDQLLPEQVELIHGPGCPVCVTPLEMIDKALEIASRPGVIFCSFGDMLRVPGTGRDLFTVRGEGGDVRVVYSPLDALRIAQQHPDKEVVFFGIGFETTAPPNAMTVYQARKLGIRNFSLLVSHVRVPPAIEAVMRSPSCRVQAFLAAGHVCSVMGVGEYPELAERHRVPIVVTGFEPLDILEGVRRTVRQLERGEHTVENAYARAVRPEGNQAARAMLADVFEVTDRSWRGIGVIPESGWRLSDRYRDYDAEHRFSVTGIKTLEPAACRSGEVLQGLLKPHQCEAFGTTCTPRSPLGATMVSSEGACAAYYLYRRLDVAPARLEASPVG from the coding sequence GTGAAGTACCTTGAGGAGTTCCAGGACCCGGAGCTGGCGCGTCGGCTGCTGGACGACATCCACGCCACAGTGACCCGGCCGTGGGCGCTGATGGAGGTCTGCGGCGGCCAGACGCACACCATCATCCGCCATGGGATCGATCAACTCCTGCCCGAGCAGGTCGAGTTGATCCATGGACCGGGCTGTCCGGTGTGCGTCACCCCACTGGAGATGATCGACAAGGCGCTGGAGATCGCCTCCCGTCCGGGCGTGATCTTCTGCTCCTTCGGGGACATGCTCCGGGTCCCCGGGACCGGACGCGACCTGTTCACGGTGCGCGGCGAGGGCGGTGACGTGCGGGTGGTGTACTCCCCGCTGGACGCGCTGCGGATCGCCCAGCAGCACCCGGACAAGGAGGTGGTGTTCTTCGGCATCGGCTTCGAGACCACCGCCCCACCCAACGCGATGACCGTCTACCAGGCCCGCAAGCTGGGCATCCGCAACTTCAGCCTGCTGGTCTCGCACGTCCGGGTGCCCCCGGCGATCGAGGCCGTCATGCGCTCGCCCAGCTGCCGGGTGCAGGCGTTCCTGGCCGCGGGCCATGTCTGCAGCGTGATGGGCGTCGGCGAGTACCCGGAGCTGGCGGAGCGCCACCGGGTGCCGATCGTGGTGACCGGCTTCGAGCCGCTGGACATCCTGGAGGGCGTCCGGCGCACGGTACGGCAGCTGGAGCGCGGCGAGCACACCGTGGAGAACGCGTACGCCCGCGCGGTGCGCCCGGAGGGCAACCAGGCCGCGCGGGCCATGCTGGCGGACGTCTTCGAGGTCACCGACCGGTCCTGGCGCGGCATCGGTGTCATCCCCGAGAGCGGCTGGCGGCTGTCCGACCGCTACCGCGACTACGACGCCGAGCACCGGTTCTCGGTGACCGGGATCAAGACCCTGGAGCCGGCGGCCTGCCGCAGCGGCGAGGTGTTGCAGGGGCTGCTGAAGCCGCACCAGTGCGAGGCCTTCGGCACCACCTGCACTCCGCGTTCCCCGCTCGGCGCGACCATGGTCTCCAGCGAGGGCGCGTGCGCGGCCTACTACCTCTACCGGCGGCTCGACGTCGCCCCCGCACGCCTGGAGGCGAGCCCCGTTGGCTGA
- the hypE gene encoding hydrogenase expression/formation protein HypE, translating to MADTTTTLPTPDLLAWTCPAQLRDQPRVVMGHGGGGAMSAELVQHIFAPAFGGEVLAQLGDAASVSLGGIRLAFSTDSYVVRPLFFPGGSIGDLAVNGTVNDLAMSGARAAYLSCGFILEEGVEMALLARVAGALGAAARAAGVEVATGDTKVVESGHGDGVYINTAGIGLIPPGVDLRPQRVVPGDVVIVSGPIGLHGVAVMSVREGLEFGVDIESDCAALGGLVEAMLAVTPDLHVLRDPTRGGLAAALNEIAAAARTGVVIQERDLPVPPPVANACAILGLDPMYVANEGKLVAFVPREHAEAVLAAMRAHPLGAEARVIGEAVADHPGMVVARTGLGGTRVVDLPIGEQLPRIC from the coding sequence TTGGCTGACACCACCACCACCCTGCCGACACCCGACCTGCTGGCCTGGACCTGTCCCGCGCAGCTGCGGGACCAGCCGCGCGTGGTGATGGGACACGGCGGCGGCGGAGCGATGTCCGCCGAACTGGTCCAGCACATCTTCGCGCCCGCCTTCGGCGGCGAGGTGCTGGCCCAACTGGGTGACGCCGCGTCGGTCTCGCTGGGCGGGATCCGGCTGGCCTTCTCCACCGACTCCTATGTGGTCCGGCCGCTCTTCTTCCCCGGCGGCAGCATCGGCGACCTGGCGGTCAACGGCACGGTCAACGACCTGGCCATGAGCGGGGCCAGGGCCGCCTACCTGTCCTGCGGCTTCATCCTGGAGGAGGGCGTCGAGATGGCGCTGCTCGCCCGGGTCGCCGGAGCGCTGGGCGCGGCGGCGCGCGCGGCCGGTGTCGAGGTGGCGACTGGCGACACCAAGGTGGTGGAGTCCGGCCACGGCGACGGCGTCTACATCAACACCGCCGGGATCGGACTGATCCCGCCCGGCGTGGACCTGCGCCCGCAGCGCGTGGTGCCGGGTGACGTGGTGATCGTCAGCGGGCCGATCGGCCTGCACGGCGTCGCGGTGATGAGCGTGCGCGAGGGGCTGGAGTTCGGCGTCGACATCGAGAGCGACTGCGCCGCCCTCGGCGGCCTGGTCGAGGCGATGCTGGCGGTCACCCCCGACCTGCACGTGCTGCGCGACCCGACCAGGGGCGGCCTGGCCGCGGCCCTCAACGAGATCGCGGCGGCAGCCAGGACCGGCGTGGTGATCCAGGAGCGCGACCTCCCGGTGCCGCCACCCGTGGCCAACGCCTGCGCCATCCTCGGGCTCGACCCGATGTACGTCGCCAACGAGGGCAAGCTGGTGGCGTTCGTCCCCCGGGAGCACGCGGAAGCGGTGCTCGCGGCCATGCGGGCGCACCCGCTGGGCGCCGAGGCCCGCGTGATCGGCGAAGCGGTCGCGGACCACCCCGGCATGGTCGTGGCCCGTACCGGCCTCGGCGGTACCCGGGTGGTCGACCTGCCGATCGGGGAGCAGCTGCCCCGGATCTGCTGA
- a CDS encoding YtxH domain-containing protein produces MHKPTFIAGLAVGYVLGTKAGNERYEQIRKASQAIVQAPAVQAATRTATHAAGSATHTAAHTLVERIGHRLHPATHERLSQLRARTAVYRAGDPETTTAHP; encoded by the coding sequence ATGCACAAGCCCACCTTCATCGCCGGGCTCGCTGTGGGCTACGTACTCGGCACCAAGGCCGGGAACGAGCGCTACGAGCAGATCCGGAAGGCCTCGCAGGCGATCGTTCAGGCCCCGGCGGTGCAGGCGGCCACCCGCACCGCCACCCACGCGGCCGGATCAGCGACCCACACCGCCGCGCACACCCTGGTCGAGAGGATCGGGCACCGCCTGCACCCCGCTACCCACGAGCGGCTGTCCCAACTGCGCGCCCGCACGGCGGTCTACCGTGCGGGCGACCCCGAGACGACCACCGCGCACCCGTAG
- a CDS encoding STAS domain-containing protein, with protein MTPAFTFRVQQQGSRAVLVLEGELDLDGADVLSGTASDLIEQGCRDLVLEMARVSFCDSMGLNALLHILRRATSAGGSLLLLSPTDPVKRLLSMCGVDRIVSMSDGSYRPTDDGGPCPETH; from the coding sequence ATGACCCCAGCGTTCACCTTCCGGGTCCAGCAGCAGGGGTCGCGCGCCGTGCTGGTGCTGGAGGGCGAACTGGACCTCGACGGCGCCGACGTACTGAGCGGCACCGCGTCGGACCTGATCGAGCAGGGATGCCGCGACCTGGTCCTGGAGATGGCGCGGGTGTCCTTCTGCGACTCCATGGGCCTGAACGCGCTGCTGCACATCCTGCGCCGGGCCACCAGCGCGGGAGGATCGCTGCTCCTGCTGTCCCCGACGGATCCGGTCAAGCGCCTGCTGTCCATGTGCGGCGTTGACCGGATCGTCTCCATGTCCGACGGCTCGTACCGCCCTACCGACGACGGCGGCCCGTGTCCGGAGACGCACTGA
- a CDS encoding DUF5133 domain-containing protein → MPLINLPLLDRLVADLDALRDRPEAGARREDLYYTLCVSTGVREPEQALARARGLLASHRAQSLATAA, encoded by the coding sequence ATGCCGTTGATCAACCTTCCGCTGCTCGACCGCCTCGTCGCCGACCTCGACGCCCTGCGCGACCGGCCCGAGGCCGGAGCGAGGCGCGAAGACCTGTACTACACGCTGTGCGTCTCCACCGGGGTCCGCGAGCCGGAGCAGGCGCTGGCCCGGGCCCGGGGCCTGCTGGCCTCCCACCGCGCACAGTCCCTGGCGACCGCCGCCTGA
- a CDS encoding CsbD family protein has translation MSAEDKAGNTADKVKGKVKETVGKAVGNERLTAEGRADQAKGDAKQAVEKVKDVFKD, from the coding sequence ATGAGCGCCGAGGACAAGGCCGGGAACACCGCCGACAAGGTCAAGGGCAAGGTCAAGGAGACGGTCGGCAAGGCGGTGGGCAACGAGCGCCTGACTGCCGAGGGCCGGGCCGACCAGGCCAAGGGCGATGCCAAGCAGGCCGTCGAGAAGGTCAAGGACGTCTTCAAGGACTGA
- a CDS encoding glycosyltransferase, with protein sequence MNLSFRCRALGTAHALASVRARHPELTDARVWLAHTDADSRVPESWLADQLAHATAGAHAVVGQVQVRDWGEHTATTTAHFKRHYFVHHHDRRTPVASTPAPGRSGPRRPHPHVHGANLGVRADAYLAVGGFPQLPVGEDRALVTALEQAHYRVLAATDAPVVTSARRDPRAPGGFGHFLLDLETRTTQSQD encoded by the coding sequence GTGAACTTGAGCTTCCGCTGCCGGGCCCTGGGTACCGCCCACGCCCTGGCGTCGGTCCGCGCCCGCCACCCGGAGCTGACGGACGCGCGGGTATGGCTGGCCCACACCGACGCGGACTCGCGGGTCCCCGAGAGCTGGCTGGCGGACCAGCTCGCCCATGCCACGGCCGGCGCGCACGCCGTGGTCGGCCAGGTCCAGGTCCGGGACTGGGGCGAGCACACCGCCACGACCACCGCCCACTTCAAGCGCCACTACTTCGTCCACCACCACGACCGGCGCACGCCGGTGGCCTCGACTCCCGCGCCCGGCCGGAGCGGTCCGCGGCGGCCGCACCCCCATGTCCACGGCGCGAACCTGGGCGTGCGCGCCGACGCGTACCTGGCCGTCGGCGGGTTCCCGCAGCTGCCCGTGGGTGAGGACCGGGCCCTGGTCACCGCACTGGAACAAGCCCACTACCGGGTCCTGGCCGCCACCGACGCCCCGGTGGTCACCTCGGCCCGGCGCGACCCCCGCGCCCCCGGCGGATTCGGCCACTTCCTCCTCGACCTGGAGACCCGCACCACCCAATCCCAGGACTAG
- a CDS encoding glutamate--cysteine ligase, whose product MVTIGVEEEYLLLDPGSGLPVPRGARVRAAAERAGSAEGREVEPELLQAQVEVGTPVCGTLREVHGNLTRLREAVATAAAKAGCRMAACGAAPVRASTPVPVTAEQRYREISRAAPQLVDEQLINGMHVHVGIPDRDSGVAVLNRIRPWLPLLVALGANSPLWDGRDTGFASWRTVVFDRWPVSGPPPAFHDAADYRARTQALLDADMILDRGQLYWQARLSERYPTIEIRTLDVQLEVQDAVTLAGVVRALVADALRDHRRAVPVPDLPDELLAAATWQAARHGLDGNLMDPLTRRPGTARAAVDSLLRHIAPAAEEAGDLERVCSGIERLLARGNAAQRQRRAFSQGGLEAVLELVTAAER is encoded by the coding sequence ATGGTCACCATCGGGGTCGAGGAAGAGTATCTGCTGCTGGATCCGGGCAGCGGTCTGCCGGTCCCCAGGGGCGCCCGGGTACGTGCCGCCGCCGAGCGGGCCGGGTCGGCGGAGGGGCGAGAGGTCGAGCCGGAGCTGCTCCAGGCGCAGGTCGAGGTGGGCACGCCGGTCTGCGGGACGTTGCGGGAGGTCCACGGGAACCTGACGCGTCTGCGCGAAGCGGTGGCGACGGCAGCGGCGAAGGCCGGTTGTCGGATGGCGGCCTGCGGGGCTGCCCCGGTGCGGGCTTCGACACCGGTGCCGGTCACCGCGGAGCAGCGGTACCGGGAGATATCCCGGGCGGCACCGCAGCTGGTGGACGAGCAGCTGATCAACGGCATGCATGTGCACGTCGGCATTCCCGACCGGGACAGCGGCGTGGCCGTGCTGAACCGGATCCGCCCGTGGTTGCCGCTGTTGGTGGCCCTGGGGGCGAACTCCCCGCTGTGGGACGGTCGGGACACCGGTTTCGCGAGCTGGCGCACGGTGGTCTTCGACCGCTGGCCGGTCAGCGGTCCGCCACCCGCCTTCCACGACGCCGCGGACTACCGGGCTCGCACTCAGGCCCTGCTCGACGCGGACATGATCCTGGATCGGGGCCAGCTGTACTGGCAGGCCCGGCTGTCCGAGCGCTACCCCACCATCGAGATCCGGACCTTGGACGTTCAGTTGGAGGTCCAGGACGCGGTGACCCTGGCCGGTGTCGTCCGCGCCCTGGTCGCCGACGCGCTGCGGGACCACCGCCGGGCTGTCCCCGTGCCGGACCTGCCCGACGAACTGCTCGCGGCAGCGACCTGGCAGGCCGCCCGGCACGGGTTGGACGGCAACCTGATGGATCCGCTCACCCGTCGGCCGGGCACGGCCCGGGCTGCGGTCGACTCACTGCTGCGGCACATCGCCCCGGCCGCCGAGGAGGCCGGGGACCTGGAACGGGTCTGCTCCGGCATCGAGCGGCTCCTGGCGCGGGGAAACGCGGCCCAGCGCCAGCGCCGGGCCTTCAGCCAGGGCGGCCTGGAGGCGGTGCTGGAGCTGGTCACCGCCGCCGAACGCTGA
- a CDS encoding DUF2079 domain-containing protein, translating into MPLTTRSPLPPGRLPAPPAAEPGPAARPAAAGAAGAPRWTWGAAALLFAVYAAVSVQNQQHMLTTGYDLGIFEQAVRSYAHGHLPVSALKGPGFPLLGDHFSPILATLAPFYLLWPSPMTLLLAQAALLAVGVVPLARWAQRAAGRTAALVVAFGYGGSWGIASAVGFDFHEVAFAVPLLAFSLTALAERRMRAAVAWALPLLLVKEDLGLTVAAIGVLVAWYGHRRLGLATALAGVLGSALEILVLIPAFNPSGTYAYWGGLSATGQGPGGLLYQLTIGLVTPDTKVVTLVLLLAPTAFTAVRSPLLVVAVPTLLWRFVSTDPSYWGTGFQYSADLMPIAFAAMVDALSRWPGGIRAVRAHLVAATAATAALLPQYPLFQLAQPSTWSTSPRVAVAHRILALIPDGATVSASNRLAPQLTSRTTVSEFGYPGLPLDSRWIVVDTADPQGWPISGDQQQDDIAAAEAQGYRTVADQDGFLLLYRR; encoded by the coding sequence ATGCCCCTGACCACCCGCTCCCCACTGCCACCGGGCCGACTGCCGGCACCGCCGGCCGCCGAGCCGGGCCCGGCCGCGCGACCGGCTGCCGCCGGGGCGGCCGGTGCCCCCCGCTGGACGTGGGGCGCGGCCGCGCTGCTGTTCGCCGTGTACGCGGCGGTGTCGGTCCAAAACCAGCAGCACATGCTGACCACCGGCTACGACCTGGGGATCTTCGAGCAGGCGGTGCGCTCCTACGCTCACGGGCACCTGCCGGTGTCGGCGCTGAAGGGGCCCGGGTTCCCACTGCTCGGCGACCACTTCTCCCCGATCCTGGCCACGCTGGCGCCGTTCTACCTGCTGTGGCCCTCGCCGATGACGCTGCTGCTGGCCCAGGCGGCGCTGCTGGCCGTGGGAGTCGTCCCGCTGGCCCGCTGGGCGCAGCGGGCCGCCGGCCGCACGGCCGCCCTGGTCGTCGCCTTCGGGTACGGCGGCTCCTGGGGCATCGCCTCGGCGGTCGGGTTCGACTTCCACGAGGTCGCGTTCGCCGTGCCGCTGCTGGCCTTCTCACTGACCGCGCTCGCCGAACGGCGCATGCGGGCCGCGGTGGCCTGGGCACTGCCGCTGCTCCTGGTCAAGGAGGACCTGGGACTGACGGTGGCCGCGATCGGGGTGCTGGTCGCCTGGTACGGGCACCGTCGACTCGGGCTGGCGACGGCGCTGGCCGGGGTACTGGGCAGCGCGCTGGAGATCCTGGTGCTGATACCGGCCTTCAACCCGAGCGGGACCTACGCCTACTGGGGCGGCCTGTCGGCCACGGGTCAAGGCCCCGGCGGCCTGCTGTACCAGCTCACCATCGGCCTGGTCACCCCGGACACCAAGGTGGTCACCCTGGTGCTGCTGCTCGCGCCGACCGCGTTCACCGCCGTCCGCTCGCCGCTGCTGGTGGTTGCCGTGCCGACGCTGCTCTGGCGGTTCGTATCCACCGACCCCTCCTACTGGGGCACCGGGTTCCAGTACAGCGCCGACCTGATGCCCATCGCCTTCGCCGCCATGGTCGACGCGCTCAGCCGCTGGCCCGGCGGGATACGCGCCGTCCGCGCGCACCTGGTCGCCGCCACTGCGGCCACCGCCGCGCTCCTGCCGCAGTACCCGCTGTTCCAACTCGCCCAGCCCTCGACCTGGAGCACCAGCCCACGCGTGGCCGTCGCCCACCGCATCCTGGCCCTCATCCCGGACGGGGCCACCGTCTCCGCCTCCAACCGCCTCGCTCCTCAGCTCACCTCGCGCACCACGGTCAGCGAGTTCGGCTACCCCGGTCTGCCACTGGACTCACGATGGATCGTGGTGGACACAGCCGACCCGCAGGGCTGGCCGATCTCCGGCGACCAGCAGCAGGACGACATCGCAGCGGCCGAGGCCCAGGGCTACCGCACCGTGGCCGACCAGGACGGGTTCCTGTTGCTCTACCGGCGCTGA
- a CDS encoding response regulator transcription factor, with translation MRILVVEDERELAATLRRGLSAEGYTVDVAHDGREGLWKARTGDYAAIILDLMLPVLNGYRVCAELRRERIGTPILVLSAKDGDWDQAEALDTGADDYLAKPFSYLVLVARLRALLRRAPGQGVPLLTVGDLTVDLAARSCRRAGTAVALTPREFAIAEVLARRPGEAVSKHELLHHAWPDEAEDPNLVEVRISALRRKIDTPFGRASLQTVRGLGYRLVDDRRAEHGDDDGS, from the coding sequence GTGCGAATCCTGGTGGTGGAGGACGAACGGGAGCTGGCCGCGACGCTCCGACGCGGGCTGTCCGCGGAGGGCTACACCGTCGACGTCGCCCACGACGGCCGAGAGGGGCTGTGGAAGGCCCGCACCGGCGACTACGCGGCGATCATCCTGGACCTGATGCTGCCGGTGCTCAACGGCTACCGGGTCTGTGCCGAGCTGCGGCGCGAGCGGATCGGCACGCCGATCCTGGTGCTCAGCGCCAAGGACGGCGACTGGGACCAGGCCGAGGCCCTGGACACCGGCGCCGACGACTACCTCGCCAAGCCCTTCTCCTACCTGGTGCTGGTGGCCCGGCTGCGGGCGCTGCTGCGCCGCGCCCCCGGCCAGGGGGTGCCGCTGCTGACGGTCGGCGACCTCACCGTGGACCTGGCCGCCCGCAGCTGCCGCCGCGCGGGCACGGCGGTCGCGCTCACCCCCCGCGAGTTCGCCATCGCCGAGGTGCTGGCCCGACGGCCCGGCGAGGCGGTGTCCAAGCACGAGCTGCTGCACCACGCCTGGCCGGACGAGGCAGAGGACCCCAACCTGGTCGAGGTCCGGATCAGCGCCCTGCGCCGCAAGATCGACACCCCGTTCGGCCGCGCCTCACTGCAGACCGTGCGCGGCCTGGGCTACCGCCTGGTCGACGACCGCAGGGCCGAGCACGGGGACGACGATGGCAGCTAG
- a CDS encoding cell wall metabolism sensor histidine kinase WalK, giving the protein MAASRVRRPTGARLRLRLRLRPRSVRARSALAAGLAAAVLLTAGALWMQDRLYDNAMAAARAQAQDELVALIGAVGQGGEVTGTWGAFPYQVVAGDGRIYAASSPDIAPFDVDGRTALPPPGAGVPGATEGPSSVRFGTPPGTRDNPLAGHTFPVISSDVSAAQAGADDPHSLIATLPSDAIIRVYVVVTPFQAGAAVTAVDPVLLPAVPLGVLLVLAVAYLTTRRALRPVEAIRRRTAAVTAADPRERVDVPDTGDEIAALAVTINATLQRLDDAASAQRRLVADAAHELRSPLTVLLADLEVALAYPDRADWPTTTAAAAGQARRLQALIEDLLLLARLDEGQQPRRSRLDLAALATELTGEYAAAARERAVELSCVTDGPAPVLGSPGRLRRVLRNLLDNALRHADTEIRVSVRAGDGSGPVLLEVADDGPGIEPADHERVFERFTRLADARDRDSGGTGLGLAIARDLARRQQGSLALAPGGGPGARFVLTLDPAPDHQDADGQGPNG; this is encoded by the coding sequence ATGGCAGCTAGCCGGGTCCGCCGCCCGACAGGAGCGCGGCTGCGGCTGCGGCTGCGGCTGCGACCGCGCTCGGTGCGGGCCCGCTCGGCGCTGGCCGCCGGGCTGGCCGCCGCCGTCCTGCTGACCGCCGGCGCGCTGTGGATGCAGGACCGCCTGTACGACAACGCGATGGCCGCGGCCCGGGCCCAGGCGCAGGACGAACTGGTCGCCCTGATCGGGGCCGTCGGCCAGGGCGGCGAGGTGACCGGCACCTGGGGCGCCTTCCCGTACCAGGTCGTCGCCGGGGACGGCCGCATCTACGCGGCCTCCAGCCCGGACATCGCGCCGTTCGACGTCGACGGCCGCACAGCGCTGCCCCCGCCCGGGGCCGGCGTGCCCGGTGCTACCGAGGGCCCGTCCAGCGTCCGCTTCGGCACCCCGCCCGGGACCCGCGACAACCCGTTGGCCGGGCACACCTTCCCGGTGATCAGCAGTGACGTCTCCGCCGCCCAGGCCGGCGCCGACGACCCCCACTCACTGATCGCCACCCTGCCGAGCGACGCGATCATCCGCGTGTACGTGGTGGTCACCCCGTTCCAGGCCGGGGCCGCCGTGACCGCCGTCGACCCGGTGCTGCTGCCAGCCGTCCCCCTGGGCGTGCTGCTGGTCCTCGCCGTCGCCTACCTGACAACCCGGCGGGCGCTGCGCCCGGTGGAGGCGATCCGGCGCCGCACCGCCGCCGTCACCGCCGCCGACCCACGCGAGCGGGTCGACGTCCCTGACACCGGCGACGAGATCGCCGCGCTCGCGGTGACCATCAACGCCACCCTCCAGCGCCTGGACGACGCCGCCAGCGCTCAGCGCCGTCTGGTCGCGGACGCCGCCCACGAACTGCGCAGCCCCCTCACCGTGCTGCTCGCCGACCTGGAGGTGGCCCTGGCCTACCCGGACCGGGCCGACTGGCCCACGACCACGGCCGCCGCTGCCGGCCAGGCCCGCCGGTTGCAGGCGCTGATCGAGGACCTGCTGCTGCTCGCCCGCCTGGACGAGGGCCAGCAGCCGCGTCGCTCGCGGCTCGACCTGGCTGCCCTGGCCACCGAGCTGACCGGGGAGTACGCCGCGGCGGCGCGCGAGCGGGCAGTGGAGCTGAGTTGCGTCACCGACGGCCCGGCCCCGGTCCTCGGCAGCCCGGGCCGGCTGCGGCGGGTGCTGCGCAACCTGCTGGACAACGCGCTGCGGCACGCGGACACGGAGATCCGGGTCAGCGTCCGGGCGGGTGACGGATCGGGGCCGGTACTGCTGGAGGTCGCCGACGACGGTCCCGGCATCGAACCGGCGGACCACGAGCGGGTCTTCGAGCGCTTCACCCGGCTCGCCGACGCCCGGGACCGCGACAGCGGTGGCACCGGCCTGGGCCTGGCCATCGCCCGCGACCTGGCCCGCCGCCAGCAGGGCTCGCTCGCCCTCGCTCCGGGCGGCGGCCCCGGCGCCCGCTTCGTCCTCACCCTCGACCCCGCTCCGGACCACCAGGACGCCGACGGCCAGGGGCCGAACGGTTGA
- a CDS encoding O-methyltransferase: MTTNTLAEPKFAALLDRLYAEADASQQRLRDWIAGLSPDELAAWKAGADDYRSLYLNAKDAHLAVSRPIARLLYILARTRHARTVVEFGTSFGLSTLHLAAAVHDNGGGLLIGSEFEPGKVAQARQNLAEAGLADGTDIRDGDALDTLAHDLPGAIDLVFLDGAKQLYLPVLALLEGHLPVGALLIADDTGHAPDYLEHVRNSGMYESTVLESGIELSVRTS; the protein is encoded by the coding sequence ATGACCACGAACACACTGGCAGAACCGAAGTTCGCCGCCCTGCTCGACCGCCTCTACGCCGAAGCGGACGCCTCCCAGCAGCGGCTGCGCGACTGGATCGCGGGCCTGTCGCCCGATGAGCTCGCGGCGTGGAAGGCCGGTGCCGACGACTACCGCAGCCTGTACCTGAACGCGAAGGACGCCCACCTCGCCGTCTCCCGCCCCATCGCCCGGCTGCTCTACATCCTCGCGCGCACCCGGCACGCTCGCACGGTGGTCGAGTTCGGCACTTCCTTCGGGCTGTCCACCCTCCACCTCGCCGCCGCCGTCCACGACAACGGCGGCGGGTTGCTCATCGGCTCCGAGTTCGAACCCGGCAAGGTGGCGCAGGCGCGTCAGAACCTCGCCGAAGCCGGACTGGCCGATGGCACCGACATCCGTGACGGCGACGCACTCGACACTCTCGCCCACGACCTGCCGGGGGCGATCGATCTGGTCTTCCTCGACGGGGCAAAGCAGCTGTACCTGCCCGTCCTTGCCCTCCTTGAGGGTCATCTGCCCGTCGGGGCGCTGCTGATCGCGGACGACACCGGGCACGCCCCCGACTACCTCGAGCACGTCAGGAACTCGGGGATGTACGAATCCACCGTGCTGGAGAGCGGGATCGAACTCTCCGTCAGAACGAGCTGA
- a CDS encoding nuclear transport factor 2 family protein, producing MTSIGSLADRLAVGEVVARLAAAQDACDWAGLRLLLADRVGLDLSRHLGVPAGEISAEDFVDRARSVAGGFTATHHLTANLVVDLEADADRASCRAHVLAHHHLRDAPDPHDAVCVMHGTWDLLLRRTGTRWLVEELTVARTAPLEGNADLYTRTATGGRL from the coding sequence ATGACCTCCATCGGATCCCTCGCCGACCGGCTCGCGGTCGGCGAGGTCGTCGCCCGACTCGCCGCAGCACAGGACGCTTGCGACTGGGCAGGCCTGCGCCTCCTGCTCGCCGACCGCGTCGGCCTCGACCTCTCCAGGCACCTCGGTGTGCCCGCCGGCGAGATCAGCGCCGAGGACTTCGTCGACCGGGCGCGCAGCGTCGCAGGCGGCTTCACCGCCACCCATCACCTCACCGCCAACCTCGTCGTCGACCTCGAAGCCGACGCCGACCGCGCCTCTTGCCGGGCCCACGTTCTGGCCCACCACCACTTGCGTGACGCACCCGACCCGCATGACGCGGTGTGCGTCATGCACGGCACCTGGGACCTGCTCCTGCGCAGAACCGGCACACGCTGGCTGGTCGAAGAGCTCACCGTCGCCAGAACCGCGCCACTTGAGGGCAACGCCGATCTCTACACCCGAACCGCCACCGGCGGTCGGCTCTAG